CAATAGCGGACTCCtcctgttttattttctttgcatCCAGTTTCTCTTCTTCGATTGATTTCTTCTccaaaacttttgctttcttAGACTTGGCTTCAGAGTCCTTGACCTCCTTCTTTTGGCTTTCTTCTGCCTTCTCTTCAGTAATCTTTTCGGAAACAATTTCGGACACCTGAGCCTTTTGGGATTGTTTATCAATAGCAGACTCCtcctgtttttctttcttttcatcCAGTTTCTCTTCTTCGATTGATTTTTTCTCCAAAACCTTTGTTTTCTTAGGCTTGGCTTCAGAGTCCTTGACCTCCTTCTTTTGGCATTCTTCTGCCTTCTCTTCCGTAATCTTTTCGGAAACAATTTGGGACACCTGAACCTTTTGGGATTGTTTATCAATAGCAGACTCCGTTtgtgtttctttcttttcatcCAGTTTCCCATCTTCGATTGATTTCTTCTCCAAAACCTTTGCTTTCTTAGGTTTGGCTTCAGAGTCATTGACCTGCTCCTtttcgctttcttctgccttcTCTTCAGTAATCTTTTCGGAAACAATTTCGGACACCTGAGCCTTTTGGGATTGTTTATCAATAGCAGACTCCGTTtgtgtttctttcttttcatcCAGTTTCTCTTCTTCGATTGATTTCTTCTCCAAAACCTTTGATTTCTTAGGTTTGGCTTCAGAGTCCTTGACCTCCTCCTTTTGGCTTTCTTCTGACTTCTCTTCAGTAATCTTTTCGGAAACAATTTCGGACCCCTGAGCCTTTTGGGAATTGTCTGCCTCTGCGTCTAACTCGCCTTGCAACTTTTGATCATGTTTTTCAGTCAATTGTTTAAGTTCTTCAATAatagttaaaatattttgcgaAACAACTTTAATCTTTCCACTTATTACAGCCGTTAATAGTGGTTCCTCTTTTTTCTCAATATAGTCATAGTCGCTGAGCAAGATTGTTTTAATGTTCtcaatttttggttttaaaatttCCGTCTGCTCATCTAAGAAGTCATCAAGAATTACGAAAATATCCATTAAACTCTGTTGCAAACTAATCATTTTTTCCGATGACTTATCAACATGTGTTTCTGATTGAATTTTTAAGGCAACTCTCtccaaatttaaaagtttgggGATTAATAAGGACGGTTTGGTAAACATATTACAGTCGTCAATTAGTTTAATAGTTGCTTTTGTTAAAATCACATTGGTTTTAATTTCCTTAAGGTAATTGTGTTTTACTTTCTCGGCTGCTTCAACGGAGGCTTCGCACAGCGATTCAATAAATGATTCGAAGAGCTCTTTATCTGTTAtatctttttctgtttttccgtAGTAGGTGTGAACTATATGGTCccttaattttaataaaagttttGCCACCCCTACAGTATCTTCAAGGCAATTGACAATTTCATAACTTTCTGTCAAGATGTCATCGCAACTAGAGCCTACGGCTTGGGATAATGCTGTGAGCCTTTCGTTCAATGTCTTTATAATATCTTCTCTAGATTTTCCCCCGTGATCAAGTTGCTTTTGTGCACAAGCCTTCAGTTCTTTTTCTTCCAAGGTAAGCTTATCCAAGGCTTCGGCTGTCTTTGATTTAACTTCAGTGTCCTTTACTTCAGGTTTCTTGGGTTCCTCAATCTTTTCTTCACGTATCTTTTCAGCCACGACCTCAGATACTTCTGGTTTCTGGGACTTCTGTTCGACAGCCTGATCAGCTTGCTTTTGTGCACTAGTCTCTAGTTGCTTTTCTTCCAGGGCTTGTTTATCCAAGGCTTCTGCTTTCTCTGATTTAACTTCAGTGTCCTTTACTTCAGGTTTCTTGGGTTCCTCAATCTTTTCTTCAGATATCTTCTCAGCTACGACCTCAGATACTTCTGGTTTCTGGGACTTCTGTTCGACAGCCTGATCAGCTTGCTTTTGTGCACTACTCTCAAGTTGCTTTTCTTCCAGGGCTTGTTTATCCAAGACTTCGGCTTTTTCTGATTTAACTTCAGTGTCCTTTACTTCAGGTTTCTTGGGTTCCTCAATCTTTTCTTCAGATATCTTCTCAGCTACGACCTCAGATACTTCTGGTTTCTGGGACTTCTGTTCGACAGCCTGATCAGCTTGCTTTTGTGCACTACTCTCAAGTTGCTTTTCTTCCAGGGCTTGTTTATCCAAGACTCCGGCTTTTTCTGATTTAACTTCAGTGTCCTTTACTTCAGGTTTCTTGGGCTCCTCAATCTTTTCTTCAGATATCTTCTCAGCTACGACCTCAGATACTTCTGGTTTCTGGGACTTCTGTTCGACAGCCTGATCAGCTTGCTTTTGTGCACTACTCTCAAGTTGCTTTTCTTCCAGGGCTTGTTTATCCAAGGCTTCGGCTTTTTCTGATTTAACTTCAGTGTCCTTTACTTCAGGTTTCTTGGGTTCCTCAATCTTTTCTTCAGATATCTTCTCAGCTACGACCTCAGATACTTCTGGTTTCTGGGACTTCTGTTCGACAGCCTGATCAGCTTGCTTTTGTGCACTACTCTCAAGTTGCTTTTCTTCCAGGGCTTGTTTATCCAGGCTCTGCTTTTCTGATTTAACTTCAGTGTCCTTTACTTCAGGTTTCTTGGGTTCCTCAATCTTTTCTTCAGATATCTTCTCAGCTACGACCTCAGATACTTCTGGTTTCTGGGACTTCTGTTCGACAGCCTGATCAGCTTGCTTTTGAGCACTACTCTCTAGTTGCTTTTCTTCCAGGGCTTGTTTATCCAAGGCTTCTGCTTTCTCTGATTTAACTTCAGTGTCCTTTACTTCAGGTTTCTTGGGTTCCTCAATCTTTTCTTCAGATATCTTCTCAGCTACGACCTCAGATACTTCTGGTTTCTGCAGCTCCTGTTCGACATCCTGATCAGCTTGCTTTTGTGCACTACTCTCAAGTTGCTTTTCTTCCAGGGCTTGTTTATCCAAGGCTTCGGCTTTTTCTGATTTAACTTCAGTGTCCTTTACTTCAGGTTTCTTGGGTTCCTCAATCTTTTCTTCAGATATCTTCTCAGCTACGAGCTCAGATACTTCTGGTTTCTGGGACTTCTGTTCGACAGCCTGATCAGCTTGCTTTTGTGCACTACTCTCAAGTTGCTTTTCTTCCAGGGCTTGTTTATCCAAGGCTTCGGCTTTCTCTGATTTAACTTCAGTGTCCTTTACTTCAGGTTTCTTGGGTTCCTCAATCTTTTCTTCAGATATCTTCTCAGCTACGACCTCAGATACTTCTGGTTTCTGGGACTTCAGTTCGACAGCCTGACCAGCTTGCTTTTGTGCACTACTCTCAAGTTGCTTTTCTTCCAGGACTTGTTTATCCAAGACTCCGGCTTTTTCTAATTTAACTTCAGTGTCCTTTACTTCAGGTTTCTTGGGTTCCTCAATCTTTTCTTCAGATATCTTCTCAGCTACGACCTCAGATACTTCTGGTTTCTGGGACTTCTGTTCGACAGCCTGATCAGCTTGCTTTTGTGCACTACTCTCAAGTTGCTTTTCTTCCAGGGCTTGTTTATCCAAGGCTTCGGCTTTCTCTGATTTAACTTCAGTGTCCTTTACTTCAGGTTTCTTGGGTTCCTCAATCTTTTCTTCAGATATCTTCTCAGCTACGACCTCAGATACTTCTGGTTTCTGGGACTTCTGTTCGACATCCTGATCAGCCTGCTTTTGTATACTTTTCTCTAGTTGCTTTTCTCCAGGGCTTGTTTATCCAAGGCTTCTGCTTTCTCTGATTTAACTTCAGTGTCCTTTACTTCTGGTTTCTTTGGTTCCTCAATCTTTTCTTCAGATATCTTCTTAGCTACGACCTCAGATACTTCTGGTTTCTGGACTTCTGTTCGACAGCCTGATCAGCTTGCTTTTGTGCACTACTCTCAAGTTGCTTTTCTTCCAGGGCTTGTTTATCCAAGGCTTCTGCTTTCTCTGATTTAACTTCAGTGTCCTTTACTTCAGGTTTCTTGGGTTCCTCAATCTTTTCTTCAGATATCTTCTCAGCTACGACCTCAAATACTTCTGGTTTCTGCAGCTTTTGTTCGACAACCTGATCAGCTTGCTTTTGAGCACTACTCTCTAGTTGCTTTTCTTCCAGGGCTTGTTTATCCAAGGCTTCGGCTTTCTCTGATTCAACTTCAGTGTCCTTTACTTCAGGTTTCTTGGGTTCCTCAATCTTTTCTTCAGATATCTTCTCAGCTACGACCTCAGATACTTCTGGTTTCTGGGACTTCTGTTCGACAGCCTGATCAGCCTGCTTTTGTGTACTTTTCTCTAGTTGCTTTTCCTCCAGGGCTTGTTTATTCAAGGCTTCTGCTTTCTCTGATTTAACGTCAGTGTCCTTTACTTCTGGTTTCTTTGGTTcctcaatatttttttcagaTATCTTCTCAGCTACGACCTCAGATACTTCTGGTTTCTGCAGCTTCTGCTCGGCAGCCTGATCAGCCTGCTTTTGTGCACTTTTCTCTAGTTGCTTTTCTTCCAGGGCGTGTTTATCCAAGGCTTCTGTTTTCTCTGATTTAACTTCAGTGTCCTTTACTTCAGGTTTCTTGGGTTCCTCAATCTTTTCTTCAGATATTTTCTCAGCTACGACCTCAGATACTTCTGGTTTCTGGGACTTCTGTTCGACATCCTGATCTGCTTGCTTTTGTGCACTAGTCTCTAGTTGCTTTTCTTCCAGGGCTTGTTTATCCAAGGCTTCTGCTTTCTCTGATTTAACTTCAGTGTCCTTTACTTCAGGTTTCTTGGGTTCCTCAATCTTTTCTTCAGATATCTTCTCAGCTACGACCTCAGATACTTCTGGTTTCTGGGACTTCTGTTCGACATCCTGATCAGCCTGCTTTTGTGCACTTTTCTCTAGTTGCTTTTCTTCCAGGGCTTGTTTATCCAAGGCTTCTGCTTTCTCTGATTTAACTTCAGTGTCCTTTACTTCAGGTTTCTTGGGTTCCTCAATCTTTTCTTCAGATATCTTCTCAGCTACGACCTCAGATACTTCTGGTTTCTGGGACTTCTGTTCGACATCCTGatctgtttgcttttgtgcaCTAGTCTCTAGTTGCTTTTCTTCCAGGGCTTGTTTATCCAAGGCTTCTGCTTTCTCTGATTCAACTTCAGTGTCCGTTACTTCGATTGAATGGTCAACAACATCTTCAGTTTCTGATTTTTTGATATCTCCTGCTGCATCCTTATTTTTGTGTTGACTTTCAATAATTTGCTTGAAATCTTCACAAATACTAAGAATCTTTTCAGtaatgaattgaatttttccaTTAACCACAGCAGAGTGAAGTTGCCCATCTTTTTTCTCAATGTAATCATATTCACTCAGcagtatttttttaatttcttctaTTTTCGGATTTATTTTTTCCGTTCTTTCATCTAGAAGGTCATCAAATATGATGAATATGTCCATTAAATTCTGTTGCAAGCTAATCATTTCTTTCGATGACTTATCAATATGTTTGATCGACTGAGTTTTTTCTGAAAGTTTTTCAAGATTTACCAGTTTAGGAACTAGCAGAGACGGCTTTGTGAACATGTTGCTATCGTCAATAAGTTGAATTGCCGCTTTTGACAAAATAATGttggttttaatttctttaatgtAGGTTTGAATTACGTGCTCAGTGGCTTCTGGACAGGCTTCGAAGAGGGATTCAATAAGTTCTTCAACAAGTTCCTTCTCGGTCTGCTCCTCTGTTGGCTTGCCATCATAGGTGTGAACAATGTGCTCTCTTAACTTGAATATTGACTTTGAAACTTTTTCGATATTATCAATATTATCAAGAATATCCTGGCATTCTGTCATGATTGTTTTAACTGCTTCATTTTGCACAGCATTGTTAGAAGATTGCGATAATTTTTCGGTTAGGGCTTTCAAAATAGTTTCAGATGATGCCTTTTGAGGCACAACTTTAGTTGGTTCTACCTCGGCATCACCCTCTTTTTCCAATTTCTGTTTACtctcttgttgtttttcttgttcaGATATTATATCTGCTTTCTGATCGTCTTTCTGAGTAGCGAACTCATTTTGTTGCTTTGATTCTGCTTCAATCTCCTTCTTGGTTTCATCAACAGTTTTCTGAGGTACTTCTGGTTGAGTGTCGGGTTGTTTGTAAGAACCCAGTTGTTGATCGGATTCCAAAATTTTGGGTCTTTTAGCCTCGGGTTCAACGTCTTCCTGGCTTCCTGATCCCTCTTTAATATCTATGTCAGTTTCCAAGGCTGATTCAGGTGAGGAGACATCCGATTGACTTTGAAGTTCGGCATGAGACACGTTCAGTTTGTTAAGTTTTTCCTGAAGATTACtgatctgcagctgcagtgcaTCTATGAGGGCAAACTGCTTGGTGGTTATCTGAGTGAGTTGGGGTTGAGAAAGGATTTCATTCTCGATTTGCGCAAGAGTTTCCTCTAGTTCAGCGATTTCATCCGTATATTTATCTATCAAAAGATTATATATCGGGCTATGGGATCGAAGTCCTTTCAAGATTTCGGCAAGGAACGCTTTTCCGGacgaaacattttcaattattatgCCTATATCGATTGGCACTGTGGGCTCAACATGAATTTCAGACAATGCCTTCAATTCCGCAGTAATAGAATCCATTTCCTGCAACAGTTCTATGACACGAATTGTATTGTCATTGCCCTCAATAAAATCAAAGACAGCCACTAAGCTGCTTTGGGTCTTCAAAAGGCCACCTAAGACTTCGTTACTAATCTGCTCGCTGACATCGTTGATACCTCGAAAAGCAGCCATTAGACTAGTCTGCAGCTGAACAACAACCGAAGATGATTTGTCGACATCTACGGTGGGCTGAGCGGCCACAGCTCCAATGGAACTTACTAGACTTTCAATAGGTTGCTTTagagtttttaatttttgataatCCACAGCTTCTGGGCGCTCACAGTAGGCAACAAAGTTTGCGAATGCCTTTTCGATTTTGGCGAACATTTCCTCGGCCAACTGAGTTTCTAGAATTGGTAACGAGAGCAGTATGTCTTCAAAGGCACTCTCTACGTTCTCCAAGGAGTCCACCAACCCAGACTCATAGGTGTGCACCAAGCACTCCTTCAATCTGAACATGGTGCGTGCTATTTCCGCTTGGGCCAAAACGGTTTCCTGTTGAACGGTATCAGTGACAAGGGCAATCTGTATGTTCTCCAGATCTGACTTCAGTTGCTCCATTATTTTGCCAACTTGCTGAAGCTCTTTATTGGCATCCGTCTGGGTGACTTCCAGACAGGCTTCTAGTTGCTTGATGCCGCTGGCAACACCTTGTTGTATATCGAATACATCCACTTGTGGCTCTTCCTCCACGACGGCTACTTCCTGGATGTGATCTGATACTGTTTGCTGATGGCCACAGCTCTTAAGTTCAGAGATATCTCCCTGCGTTGAAATATCAGTGACATTTTCCAGGAGTTGCACATCAATCTGCTCGCAGTACTGCCTCACGTCGTGTAATGGAGTGGCCAAGGTCTTGAGCTTGGACAGTTCCAGATCAGTAAAACTCTCGACGCCACTGTGGGCCATGCACTCCTCCACCTGAAGAACACAGCGCTCCAAGCTGCAGAGCGCCTCGGCGAATGTTCCCTGTTGACTGGCCTCTGACATGGAATGAGCCGCTTCCACCAGGTGGGTTTCCTGAACCACTGCCAAGCTACTTTGCAGCTCTTGCATCTTAACGAGGGCTGCCTGTACCTGCTGAGCAGCTGGTCCCGATAGCGAAACCACGTCAGGATCTTCAGAATGCGAGAGAACCGATGTGATTCCCTGGTTCAAGTCCGACAGTAAAACATCAACAGTCGATGGTTTCTCTGGACTTGCGGGCACACCCGCATCCGGATCAGTGGGCAAAGACTCTGCGGCTGACTTAAGCACTGACACATCATCCAAGGTGGATAAGTCCTCCATTGAAGCTCTCGGGGGCTTCAAGTTTTGGAGCACATGAATCAGACTGGAGAGCGGACTGGCAATGGAAAGTTTCTCATCCattgtttccttttgttggccaacaatGTCGCCAAACTGATTCAGTGCATTAATGAATTCACTCTCAGTCAAGGATTCGGGAGTGTGTAGGGCTTTAGCCAAGTcagcaaaacttttgccacacTCGAAAAGAATTCTAGTTGTGTTGGCCTCGTTGACGTCGAGTGTTGTCTCTGCCTCGCTGAATGTCGCCAGTCCTTTAGCAATTTGCAGGATGCGCAGAAGGTACACTTGGGCTTCGTTTGAGGAGGTCTTCACTCGCTCGGAAGCCTTGGGGCTTTCGCTTATTTTGTTCAACGCTTCCTGCAGGGTTTCTATGTTGGCAACTGCTTCCTCCAAGGACACCTTAGTCTCCAGCACTTTGCGCAGGGCACTAAAGGATTtgtcctgctgctgcgacgCTTGCTCCTCATCCTGTTGAATCTCTTGCTGCAGAATCTTAAACTCGTGCTCTTCTATATCGATGACCACGTTGCGGATGAGGCTGCGTATATTGTCCAGCGTCTGGAGAGCCTGCTGGTCGGGTTCCCGAGCGACCAGCAAACGTTGGTGACCCTTTTGGGTGTTCTCCTGCAACATACTCAGTGGTTCAATCAGGTCGGCTAAGGAACCGGTCATATTCTTGACCTCTGTCTGACGGATGCAGTAGTTTAGCTCGTCGACGGGTCGCTTTAGTCTGTCCAGCAATTCTACATGATGTCCGGTAATTTCCCTTTCCAAAATCGAGCCTATTAAAGCTGACAGTTCATCCTTTAGGTTCAGCAAGCGAATCTTAACGTTAGGGGAGAGTCGGGCAGAGATCCTCTCGATGTTGGTCTCAAAATGTAAGACAGCCTGGGCAAATGATTGTAATAGTTTCTGGGTATCAGCCACACCCAAAACTGGATCCGATCGCAGTTCCTCCTGAGGCACATGATCCTGACCACCTTCCAGTTCTTGTCCCAGCTGCGCGAGGCCGTTTTGAATCTCCTGCAAGGGGGGCACCATCGATTCCACAGTGCTAACTGTCAGCATTCCACCCTCCACACTGCCTGATTTTTCGCTAAGGATTACTTCTAGGCCCTTTTTGAGCTCGAAAAGAGGTGGCGTAACAATATCCAGAATGGccatgtttattttctgctCAATTGACTCGGATCCCGCGAGGGACTCCGTCTTATCTTCAATGGACTGCAGTGTGCTTTGTAGCTGCTTAATCGGCTCCACAATGCTCTCGAGCACCTTCTGGTGCACCTTCTTGTAGATCTGCTCCTCGGACTGCTCCAGCGATAGTTCCATTTCGACGCGCTCCAGAGCTTCCTGGATCTTTGCCACCGGTTGGCAAATCTCCTTCAGAGCGCTTGCTTCGCTGGGCAGGTTGGCCTCCGAAATGGTGGCAAAGGACACGGAATCGGGTACTTCTTGCATTTTTTCAACCGTTTCCGAGAAATGCTTTGCTGCCTCCAGTTCTTGAGCCTCCTGCAGAAGAGCCTGCGACTTAATCGTGCCCTGCGTGATCTCTAATCCCTGTTGGATGTCATCGGCAGTCAGTTCGATTTGGGCCCTTAGACACTCCGATTCAAACTTCCTGCTAACGATTTTCAGCTCCTCCAGTGCTCTCTTCATCTGCTCGGCCACGCTGTCAATGATGCAGACACTGGTGCGTTGGATGAGCGTGGCTCCAGTCTCGTCGATCTCCACGCACTTTTCAATCACCTGGAGGCCCAAGTGCAATCGACGGATGTCCTCATCCATCGATTGAATGAGGGCGTCGATTTGAGTCTCACCAGAGTACACCCTtaatttcgattcgatttgctTGATGGGATCGATTATATTGCGGATGATGGCTATGCTCTGATCCGCTGCCGACGGGGTCATCATCATGGTGGACTGTTCCATCACCTCATTCTCGACGGCACTCAAATGATTGTCAATAACCTTCAGCAACTTTGCGAGCGGAACGAGGGCAATCAGATTTTTATTAATCTCATTCTCATCGGTAACAGCCTTTGCATGGGAGGATGGAGTTACCATCAATCCGTCGCCCACTGCACCCGAAATATCCTGCAGGCGAGCATCATCCTCAGTGGTCTTGGAGGAATCGGTGTCTGTGGGTTTTTTCGACTTCTTACGCTTTGGCGGTGCCACGGAATCTTTGTCCTTCTCCGGACTACTTTGTGCACCAGAGGCGGCCTTTGTTGATGCGGACATCTGGGCGCTGGCAAAGGTTTGC
This sequence is a window from Drosophila teissieri strain GT53w chromosome 2R, Prin_Dtei_1.1, whole genome shotgun sequence. Protein-coding genes within it:
- the LOC122614891 gene encoding uncharacterized protein LOC122614891 isoform X2, with the translated sequence MGNGCSKCCQCNEHKQLNGTLSSASSVYRKRSRGEIPIENSDRFRITATSNAVQLAVEHVQREDAGHYTLFARTKSQDVVRRHVELIVEDRSTGDDPPVFLRRLPDLSIKVGTRTRLLTEIRSSTDLKLTWYRNDRRVCANDRITEVSEGTFHYLEISPVTLDDGGQWMLMAENFGGRNSCLGNLNVLVPKAYKTPEFVEELRAVLTEQGTVSLECKVVGVPTPQLRWFKDSKEIKAGDIFALTANADDPTSLGTYTCEARNCMGVTYSSSKVHVVGRGSREGSLKPADSVASNAPPPIFTNELRDMSLLIGETIILGCQVVVPPWPKSVCWYNASGRVETAERYKLIEDGLGVYMIEVKPSESCDAGEWKCVVTSFDGSKGISTCSVAMDIPRNYRKPRFMESLRAVLTEEGLVSFECKVVGFPTPILKWFKDGHELKPGDVYQLTGTNSLGTYCCIARNCMGETSSTAVLTVEDIQNQLTEEERLVFTEQNQNQAPKFLTGLKSTDAKINEPFQFKVVVKATPDPILSWFRDELPIDPNERYNHYRGENEDWLLDIKSVEFVDQAEWKCVAVNDFGTSITSCFLKLQIPRHYKKPRFLECLRAVLTEEGAVNLECKVIGVPQPALKWYKDGVELKPGDIHRIISGQDGTCCLGTYTCEARNCMGIVASSASLLGFEDAQRSQQQKSEQLHENELQRNYSLSTIQEERTSQLYETPVGDITIDEKGDVSFSFDGKEVSVSLYETPDLTEEEALKIVEMYADQISEHVTEHNIVELPPLRFVKETSQSGKLLMEAVVIDISPEYFTVEDDMRTEADMDDISINEITVHGSSGREDRMDKETEEYVQQSFDKMEEELSLSAPIRKRKKSKPTETDEFFSLSKASASGSQGEEETSDLQTFASAQMSASTKAASGAQSSPEKDKDSVAPPKRKKSKKPTDTDSSKTTEDDARLQDISGAVGDGLMVTPSSHAKAVTDENEINKNLIALVPLAKLLKVIDNHLSAVENEVMEQSTMMMTPSAADQSIAIIRNIIDPIKQIESKLRVYSGETQIDALIQSMDEDIRRLHLGLQVIEKCVEIDETGATLIQRTSVCIIDSVAEQMKRALEELKIVSRKFESECLRAQIELTADDIQQGLEITQGTIKSQALLQEAQELEAAKHFSETVEKMQEVPDSVSFATISEANLPSEASALKEICQPVAKIQEALERVEMELSLEQSEEQIYKKVHQKVLESIVEPIKQLQSTLQSIEDKTESLAGSESIEQKINMAILDIVTPPLFELKKGLEVILSEKSGSVEGGMLTVSTVESMVPPLQEIQNGLAQLGQELEGGQDHVPQEELRSDPVLGVADTQKLLQSFAQAVLHFETNIERISARLSPNVKIRLLNLKDELSALIGSILEREITGHHVELLDRLKRPVDELNYCIRQTEVKNMTGSLADLIEPLSMLQENTQKGHQRLLVAREPDQQALQTLDNIRSLIRNVVIDIEEHEFKILQQEIQQDEEQASQQQDKSFSALRKVLETKVSLEEAVANIETLQEALNKISESPKASERVKTSSNEAQVYLLRILQIAKGLATFSEAETTLDVNEANTTRILFECGKSFADLAKALHTPESLTESEFINALNQFGDIVGQQKETMDEKLSIASPLSSLIHVLQNLKPPRASMEDLSTLDDVSVLKSAAESLPTDPDAGVPASPEKPSTVDVLLSDLNQGITSVLSHSEDPDVVSLSGPAAQQVQAALVKMQELQSSLAVVQETHLVEAAHSMSEASQQGTFAEALCSLERCVLQVEECMAHSGVESFTDLELSKLKTLATPLHDVRQYCEQIDVQLLENVTDISTQGDISELKSCGHQQTVSDHIQEVAVVEEEPQVDVFDIQQGVASGIKQLEACLEVTQTDANKELQQVGKIMEQLKSDLENIQIALVTDTVQQETVLAQAEIARTMFRLKECLVHTYESGLVDSLENVESAFEDILLSLPILETQLAEEMFAKIEKAFANFVAYCERPEAVDYQKLKTLKQPIESLVSSIGAVAAQPTVDVDKSSSVVVQLQTSLMAAFRGINDVSEQISNEVLGGLLKTQSSLVAVFDFIEGNDNTIRVIELLQEMDSITAELKALSEIHVEPTVPIDIGIIIENVSSGKAFLAEILKGLRSHSPIYNLLIDKYTDEIAELEETLAQIENEILSQPQLTQITTKQFALIDALQLQISNLQEKLNKLNVSHAELQSQSDVSSPESALETDIDIKEGSGSQEDVEPEAKRPKILESDQQLGSYKQPDTQPEVPQKTVDETKKEIEAESKQQNEFATQKDDQKADIISEQEKQQESKQKLEKEGDAEVEPTKVVPQKASSETILKALTEKLSQSSNNAVQNEAVKTIMTECQDILDNIDNIEKVSKSIFKLREHIVHTYDGKPTEEQTEKELVEELIESLFEACPEATEHVIQTYIKEIKTNIILSKAAIQLIDDSNMFTKPSLLVPKLVNLEKLSEKTQSIKHIDKSSKEMISLQQNLMDIFIIFDDLLDERTEKINPKIEEIKKILLSEYDYIEKKDGQLHSAVVNGKIQFITEKILSICEDFKQIIESQHKNKDAAGDIKKSETEDVVDHSIEVTDTEVESEKAEALDKQALEEKQLETSAQKQTDQDVEQKSQKPEVSEVVAEKISEEKIEEPKKPEVKDTEVKSEKAEALDKQALEEKQLEKSAQKQADQDVEQKSQKPEVSEVVAEKISEEKIEEPKKPEVKDTEVKSEKAEALDKQALEEKQLETSAQKQADQDVEQKSQKPEVSEVVAEKISEEKIEEPKKPEVKDTEVKSEKTEALDKHALEEKQLEKSAQKQADQAAEQKLQKPEVSEVVAEKISEKNIEEPKKPEVKDTDVKSEKAEALNKQALEEKQLEKSTQKQADQAVEQKSQKPEVSEVVAEKISEEKIEEPKKPEVKDTEVESEKAEALDKQALEEKQLESSAQKQADQVVEQKLQKPEVFEVVAEKISEEKIEEPKKPEVKDTEVKSEKAEALDKQALEEKQLESSAQKQADQAVEQKSRNQKYLRS